In Ignavibacteriales bacterium, the following are encoded in one genomic region:
- a CDS encoding flippase-like domain-containing protein — MFSKYKKKILFSAVAGALIFLAFSVYADFDKLLDAFKEFNWLFFPLILVLSFLNYIFRFSKWEYYRRILDIKLTTGKSFLIFLSAFVMSVTPGKMGEVLKSYLLKEENGTPVSKSAPIVVAERLTDFISIVFLCIVGAFVFDYGQTIIMIVGVVFISLTLLISWKKACLYFISLLEKIKFLSKHVEKFHTAYDSIYRLVRIKPLLIATVISVVSWFFECLGFYIVLNVFSSATNIEVSLLTATFIYGFSTLIGAIAMLPGGLGVTEASLTGLLQILKIPKNISVASTIIIRVATLWFAVVVGIFAVIIYQRLTHRDLEEIQVPNQA, encoded by the coding sequence TTGTTTTCTAAATATAAAAAGAAAATACTTTTTTCAGCCGTAGCAGGTGCGTTGATTTTTCTCGCCTTTAGTGTCTATGCGGACTTTGATAAGCTTCTTGATGCCTTCAAAGAGTTTAACTGGTTATTTTTCCCACTCATTCTAGTGCTTTCATTCCTCAATTACATTTTCCGTTTTTCTAAATGGGAATACTACAGAAGGATTCTCGATATCAAGCTAACTACTGGGAAAAGTTTTCTTATTTTTCTTTCTGCATTTGTAATGAGCGTTACGCCGGGCAAAATGGGTGAAGTATTGAAATCATATCTGCTAAAAGAAGAAAACGGTACTCCAGTCTCAAAGTCTGCTCCTATTGTGGTTGCTGAGAGGCTTACTGATTTTATTTCGATCGTTTTCCTGTGTATAGTTGGGGCTTTTGTATTTGACTATGGACAGACTATAATAATGATCGTAGGCGTGGTCTTTATCAGCTTGACTTTGCTTATCAGCTGGAAAAAAGCATGCTTATACTTTATTTCTCTTTTGGAGAAGATAAAATTCTTATCAAAACATGTCGAAAAATTCCACACGGCATATGACAGCATTTATAGGCTGGTGAGAATAAAGCCTTTGTTGATCGCGACGGTGATAAGTGTAGTCTCTTGGTTTTTTGAATGTCTTGGCTTTTATATAGTGCTGAATGTCTTTTCCTCTGCTACGAATATCGAGGTTAGTTTGCTGACAGCTACGTTCATTTATGGATTTTCTACTCTTATCGGTGCGATAGCAATGTTGCCGGGTGGATTGGGAGTTACGGAAGCGTCTCTTACCGGATTGCTCCAGATCCTCAAAATACCCAAAAATATCTCTGTCGCGTCGACGATTATTATTAGGGTTGCAACACTCTGGTTTGCGGTAGTTGTCGGGATTTTTGCAGTTATTATTTATCAGAGACTTACACATAGGGATTTAGAGGAGATTCAAGTGCCAAATCAGGCATAA
- a CDS encoding cobalamin B12-binding domain-containing protein, giving the protein MDEEKNTSTDQKKIRIIIGKVGLDGHDRGAKVIAAAFRDAGMEVIYTGLRQTPETIVEAALQEDADAIGISILSGAHMTIFPKVKKLMDEKGMTDVLLFGGGIIPDQDIEELKKMGVGNLFTPGTPTYETIDYVRNWVSEHRKNN; this is encoded by the coding sequence ATGGACGAAGAAAAAAATACTTCGACTGACCAAAAAAAGATAAGGATTATTATCGGCAAAGTCGGGCTCGATGGGCATGATAGAGGTGCAAAAGTTATTGCAGCAGCCTTCCGCGACGCGGGAATGGAGGTGATCTATACCGGACTCAGGCAGACCCCTGAAACCATCGTTGAAGCTGCGCTGCAGGAGGATGCGGATGCTATTGGGATTAGCATTCTTAGTGGGGCGCACATGACGATTTTCCCAAAGGTTAAGAAGCTAATGGACGAAAAGGGGATGACCGATGTGCTTCTATTTGGAGGCGGTATTATTCCGGATCAGGATATTGAGGAATTAAAGAAAATGGGAGTGGGGAATCTATTTACTCCCGGAACGCCTACATACGAGACGATCGATTACGTTCGTAACTGGGTGAGTGAACATAGAAAAAACAATTAA
- a CDS encoding phosphoglucomutase/phosphomannomutase family protein — MNIEKTIKALMGKTEPVKFGTDGWRAVIGESYTFDNVKRVSLAVARKFKDHPKISNGIVIGYDTRFLGKQFAYAAAEVFANEGIKVLLTDTFVTTPTVSLLARDKNLPLGVMITASHNPFKYNGYKLKDEFGGSMNPDKIKEIEAELSSIGEVPSVKTSDELIEDGIIEYFDGRGYFIDYLKKGIDIRSIVDSGIKGIYDTMFGAGQNTVNEFMKIEQLHNEINPSFPINGVPGGAPEPIEKNLNDITGIMKDKGDYNIGIVTDGDADRIAIIDEKGNFLDAQKMFALLLMYLHKTKGLTGKVVRSFSTSELIQKYCEKYGLDVVVVPIGFKHISKYMIEDDVMIGAEESGGIGIKGHLPERDGVYNGLMYMEMIAKTGKSITELKKELEDEFGKYFYKRIDVHTTDEKKNETLKKCSEIKPGDMIAGKEVLKVEDLDGYKLFFDNGWVIIRASGTEPLLRFYCETYNTDDTQQVLESTIANFNL, encoded by the coding sequence GTGAACATAGAAAAAACAATTAAAGCATTAATGGGCAAAACCGAACCGGTAAAATTTGGTACTGACGGCTGGCGTGCTGTGATTGGTGAAAGTTATACCTTCGACAATGTAAAAAGGGTATCACTTGCTGTAGCTAGAAAATTCAAAGATCATCCTAAAATATCCAATGGAATAGTTATTGGATATGATACGAGGTTCCTTGGAAAACAATTCGCGTACGCGGCTGCAGAAGTTTTTGCGAACGAAGGAATAAAAGTCTTACTGACGGACACTTTTGTAACAACTCCAACCGTATCTCTTCTTGCGAGAGACAAGAACCTTCCGTTGGGTGTAATGATAACAGCATCACACAATCCATTCAAATATAATGGGTACAAGCTAAAAGACGAATTTGGTGGCTCGATGAATCCCGATAAAATAAAGGAGATCGAGGCAGAACTGAGTTCTATTGGGGAAGTTCCATCTGTTAAGACATCGGATGAATTGATTGAGGACGGAATCATTGAGTATTTTGACGGACGTGGATACTTCATTGATTACCTGAAAAAAGGTATAGATATCAGAAGCATTGTTGATTCGGGTATTAAAGGCATTTATGACACTATGTTTGGTGCCGGGCAAAATACTGTGAATGAATTTATGAAGATCGAACAGCTTCACAACGAGATAAATCCTTCCTTTCCTATTAATGGAGTTCCTGGCGGTGCACCTGAACCCATAGAGAAAAATCTCAATGACATTACCGGCATAATGAAAGACAAGGGTGATTATAATATCGGAATTGTAACGGACGGTGATGCAGACAGAATAGCTATAATTGACGAGAAGGGAAATTTTCTTGATGCTCAGAAGATGTTTGCTTTATTGTTGATGTATCTTCACAAAACAAAGGGTTTGACCGGTAAGGTAGTGAGGAGTTTCTCCACCAGCGAGTTGATCCAAAAATATTGCGAGAAATACGGTCTGGACGTTGTAGTTGTGCCAATTGGATTTAAGCATATTTCGAAATATATGATCGAGGATGATGTTATGATTGGCGCTGAAGAAAGTGGAGGTATCGGAATAAAAGGACACCTTCCGGAAAGGGATGGGGTTTATAATGGACTGATGTATATGGAGATGATAGCAAAAACTGGCAAAAGTATCACAGAGCTTAAGAAAGAGTTAGAGGACGAGTTTGGAAAGTATTTTTATAAGAGGATTGATGTACATACCACAGATGAAAAAAAGAATGAAACATTAAAGAAATGTTCGGAAATAAAACCCGGTGATATGATTGCCGGTAAGGAAGTTCTAAAAGTTGAGGATCTGGACGGCTATAAACTCTTCTTTGATAACGGCTGGGTTATAATAAGAGCCTCTGGCACGGAGCCACTTCTGAGATTTTACTGCGAGACTTACAATACAGATGACACTCAACAAGTTTTGGAAAGCACAATAGCAAATTTCAATCTATAA
- a CDS encoding SLBB domain-containing protein — translation MKRLILLMGMLAFVSSYSMAQLGNQNNNSSSDDPLQKMLQQEGGQLPSSRINADAPELFGSISDANVHTQLTPLEGAIDPDKYIVGPNDLFNFGIYGYINQQVPVYVLPEGVVVIPTVGEVYVNGLTLREAKEKVVAATKKRYYSSDVSFALTSPRVFVVKVSGMVQSSYEVNSVTRPSEILKRLYFDTTNVSRASYQKNNEREVFIPQLSLRNIELIRKNGSTVKVDIYKYFMTGDDKYNPYMLEGDRLKLTSIQADRNYITITGGVQLPGSYEYSSGDDLETVVGLGRGFLTDAEPDSIVLFRPSLTASKGFEVYNLSYKDDKDFDIKNYDRVFVKFKPDYYKKGTVLVIGEVERPGFYPVSFKETRVKDAIEMAGGFTKNAYLPLSTIFRDYDEEYTANDTLEVWVNQRANDLIISNQDQLNFSQDVQARRNRVIIDFPKLYKDNDLSQNVILEDKDIIYVNDNKNIVYVYGQVNNEGYVPYKEGEDYMYYINKAGGFSLAAEEGNVRVIKFNSRGWYKPDDIEIQSGDFVYVPKVVKEEFKDVISVIAQVAGVVIGVITTFILISRD, via the coding sequence ATGAAAAGATTAATTTTATTAATGGGAATGTTAGCTTTTGTTAGCAGCTATTCCATGGCTCAACTGGGAAATCAAAACAACAATAGCTCAAGTGATGATCCTCTTCAAAAGATGCTTCAACAAGAAGGGGGACAACTTCCTTCAAGTAGAATAAACGCGGATGCCCCCGAATTATTTGGCTCTATTTCTGATGCAAATGTCCATACCCAACTGACACCACTTGAAGGAGCGATCGATCCCGATAAATATATTGTGGGACCAAATGACCTGTTTAATTTTGGTATATACGGTTATATAAATCAGCAGGTACCGGTGTATGTATTACCTGAAGGGGTGGTTGTGATACCAACTGTAGGTGAAGTATATGTAAATGGATTAACACTGAGAGAAGCTAAAGAAAAGGTTGTCGCTGCTACTAAAAAGAGGTACTATTCAAGTGACGTGAGCTTTGCCCTCACTTCTCCTAGGGTGTTTGTTGTAAAAGTTTCGGGTATGGTGCAGAGCTCTTATGAGGTAAATTCAGTTACTAGACCTTCGGAGATACTTAAAAGGCTTTATTTTGATACAACAAATGTTTCGAGAGCTTCCTACCAAAAAAATAATGAGAGAGAGGTATTCATTCCTCAGCTCTCCCTAAGGAATATTGAGCTGATTAGAAAGAACGGAAGCACTGTAAAAGTTGATATCTATAAATATTTTATGACCGGAGATGATAAATATAATCCCTATATGCTTGAAGGCGACAGATTGAAACTAACTAGTATACAGGCTGACAGAAATTATATCACGATTACAGGAGGAGTCCAATTACCGGGATCATATGAATATTCTTCAGGAGATGATCTTGAGACTGTCGTCGGATTGGGGCGCGGATTCCTGACAGATGCCGAACCTGATAGCATTGTCTTGTTCAGGCCTTCCTTGACCGCTTCAAAAGGGTTTGAAGTATATAATTTATCTTATAAAGATGATAAAGACTTTGATATAAAAAATTATGATAGGGTGTTTGTAAAATTTAAGCCTGATTATTATAAGAAGGGTACTGTGCTTGTAATTGGGGAAGTGGAAAGACCCGGGTTCTATCCGGTCTCTTTTAAAGAAACAAGAGTTAAAGACGCAATAGAGATGGCAGGTGGTTTTACAAAGAATGCCTACCTGCCTCTTTCAACGATTTTTAGGGATTACGATGAAGAATATACTGCAAATGATACGCTGGAAGTCTGGGTAAATCAAAGAGCAAATGATCTCATAATCTCCAATCAGGACCAACTAAATTTTTCACAAGATGTACAGGCAAGAAGGAATCGTGTCATAATTGATTTTCCAAAATTGTATAAGGACAATGATCTTTCACAAAATGTAATTCTTGAGGACAAAGATATCATTTATGTTAACGACAACAAGAATATTGTATATGTCTATGGACAGGTCAATAACGAAGGATATGTTCCGTATAAAGAAGGTGAAGATTATATGTATTATATAAATAAGGCGGGCGGTTTTTCATTAGCCGCAGAAGAGGGCAATGTACGGGTGATCAAATTTAACTCACGGGGTTGGTATAAGCCCGACGATATCGAGATTCAATCTGGGGATTTTGTTTATGTACCTAAAGTAGTTAAAGAAGAATTTAAGGATGTTATAAGTGTTATAGCCCAGGTAGCCGGCGTGGTTATCGGGGTAATAACTACGTTTATATTAATTAGCAGGGATTAA
- a CDS encoding O-antigen ligase family protein — protein MLKIFDFNEKIILVLLGLTFVLRLQIPFGDTISSIVFFIESILFIFIVLSSLGGYQYLKSGLRINLLFEVLLILSFVVFLFATFITISQNSSLISLFKIFSYLVIVVSFFFVFANSIYNDADKFEAFLDIIMYLSIFLSIVGICFFIIGFHPIKMYSSTTTGIFAHPNTASMFYTIAIPVVAYKFFTKKLSFPQFFIIMLILIFCLLFTFSRAGYIGVGVGLLLITFYRSKVLFFLTLLFLFLAVSTFVLDMAVAKSDSSVARLMLILTAIQLITKDQNTLLWGYGTSDAYKQFQKEKFLFGNEAVLDPHNIFLLMALEFGIVLTILLVISFFVLLINTFFLRFKNPSFKSDLRLNLSVTIVIALFAQNFLEDMLIYTQYFFMPTFLIFLGYLYYTYKNRFVNSSKGKPAF, from the coding sequence ATGCTTAAAATATTCGACTTTAATGAAAAAATCATCCTAGTTTTGCTTGGGCTTACCTTTGTATTAAGATTACAAATTCCTTTTGGAGATACGATTTCCTCAATTGTTTTTTTTATTGAATCGATTTTATTTATATTTATTGTTTTGAGTTCTTTAGGAGGATACCAATATCTAAAATCCGGTTTAAGAATTAATTTGCTTTTTGAAGTTCTACTAATACTTAGCTTTGTTGTATTTTTATTCGCAACCTTCATTACAATTTCGCAAAATTCCTCGCTGATTTCCTTGTTTAAAATTTTCTCCTATTTGGTTATTGTAGTTTCTTTTTTTTTTGTTTTTGCGAATAGTATTTATAATGATGCAGATAAATTTGAGGCGTTTCTTGATATAATCATGTATTTGTCTATTTTCCTCTCTATAGTTGGGATTTGTTTTTTCATAATTGGTTTCCATCCTATAAAGATGTATAGCTCTACTACAACTGGTATTTTTGCTCACCCTAATACCGCTTCAATGTTTTATACCATCGCAATTCCAGTTGTAGCATACAAATTCTTTACGAAGAAATTATCTTTCCCACAATTTTTCATAATAATGCTTATCCTTATTTTTTGTCTTCTTTTTACTTTTAGCAGAGCTGGCTATATAGGGGTAGGAGTTGGATTATTGCTTATAACCTTTTATCGTTCTAAAGTATTATTCTTCTTAACATTACTTTTTTTATTTTTGGCGGTTTCAACATTTGTTCTTGATATGGCGGTTGCAAAATCTGATAGCTCTGTTGCTAGGCTAATGCTAATACTTACCGCAATCCAATTAATAACAAAAGATCAAAATACTTTGTTATGGGGATACGGTACTTCGGATGCATATAAGCAATTTCAAAAAGAAAAGTTTCTTTTTGGTAATGAAGCCGTTCTAGATCCGCATAATATTTTTTTATTGATGGCTCTTGAATTTGGAATAGTTTTGACAATTTTATTAGTAATAAGTTTTTTTGTTCTCTTAATAAATACTTTTTTTCTGAGATTCAAAAATCCTTCATTCAAATCTGACCTCAGGCTTAATTTAAGTGTCACTATTGTGATTGCATTGTTTGCTCAGAATTTTCTTGAAGATATGCTTATCTATACTCAGTATTTCTTTATGCCTACATTTTTGATCTTTTTAGGGTACTTATATTATACATACAAAAATAGATTTGTGAATTCATCTAAAGGCAAGCCAGCATTTTAA
- a CDS encoding oligosaccharide flippase family protein encodes MLRLFKITSKLSFSTIINSVTSILRIKIFAIFLGPAGLGIISQLLNFQVLLNGIINLGIPVGITAKVSELYSSKEEDYIARINSYWAFFIKLILILSFSIVLLLVFFSNPFTNALVGSTEYNLLFIIIILGVPFTASYSIIDGFLKSFGAISTIVRISVIATILSTLVLIPLVIYFNVIGVALSIFFLGLLPMTIFAIKYRKQFRSFFRFKDLIQINLGEKWNVLKIGIVSIAAALMHQGAIILMRRLIISEFGEVDNGIYQSVLGISLNYFAIIYAFLSNYTLPKISSIKDNFDLVTELNGNLRFLMVIIVPSILLIFSFRDIVLQLVYTKEFLEAKNLFLFQLIGDVFRMLAALFGLWLIPKMKIIPLLIIDFVFNALLIILPFSLVTFWKHDLMVFPLVYMIAFFFHFIMYFVYTKKIIKFRFTNDSIKTLLYGALIVLFGFSLSSLTIEYGHVAVFILLGSWFFLVFNKEEKKSLMKKINSFFSR; translated from the coding sequence ATTTTAAGATTATTTAAAATAACGTCCAAACTTTCTTTCTCTACGATAATTAATTCTGTTACCAGTATTTTAAGGATAAAGATATTTGCTATTTTTCTTGGTCCGGCTGGTTTAGGGATTATTTCCCAGCTATTAAATTTTCAGGTATTGTTAAACGGTATTATTAACTTAGGAATACCGGTTGGAATAACTGCAAAAGTTTCAGAATTATATTCTTCTAAGGAAGAGGACTATATTGCTAGAATAAATTCGTATTGGGCTTTTTTTATTAAATTAATATTGATCTTATCGTTCTCAATTGTATTATTATTGGTATTCTTTTCAAATCCATTCACAAATGCATTAGTAGGAAGCACTGAATACAACCTGTTATTTATCATAATAATATTAGGAGTTCCTTTCACTGCTTCATACTCTATTATAGATGGTTTTCTTAAGAGCTTCGGTGCAATTTCTACAATTGTTAGGATTTCTGTTATAGCAACAATTCTATCTACATTAGTTCTAATTCCTCTAGTTATTTATTTTAACGTAATAGGGGTAGCCCTAAGCATTTTCTTTTTAGGACTATTGCCTATGACAATTTTTGCCATCAAATACCGGAAACAGTTTAGATCTTTTTTTAGATTCAAAGATTTAATCCAGATTAATCTGGGGGAAAAATGGAATGTATTAAAGATTGGTATTGTATCGATTGCTGCTGCTTTGATGCATCAGGGTGCAATTATTTTAATGAGAAGGCTAATTATCTCAGAATTCGGGGAGGTTGATAATGGAATTTATCAGTCGGTTTTAGGTATTTCGTTGAATTACTTTGCCATTATCTATGCTTTTTTGTCAAACTATACTTTGCCCAAAATATCAAGTATAAAAGACAATTTTGATCTGGTTACAGAACTAAACGGTAATTTAAGGTTTTTAATGGTTATAATTGTACCTTCTATTTTATTGATTTTCTCATTTAGAGATATTGTTTTGCAACTTGTATACACCAAAGAATTTCTAGAAGCAAAAAATCTTTTTTTGTTCCAATTGATTGGTGATGTATTCAGAATGCTGGCGGCTTTATTTGGGCTTTGGCTTATTCCTAAAATGAAAATTATTCCTCTTTTGATAATAGATTTTGTTTTTAACGCTTTATTGATTATTCTTCCGTTTTCATTAGTGACATTCTGGAAACACGATTTAATGGTTTTTCCCTTAGTTTACATGATAGCATTTTTCTTCCATTTTATTATGTATTTTGTCTATACAAAAAAGATTATTAAGTTTCGATTTACAAATGACTCGATTAAAACCCTTTTATATGGAGCTCTAATAGTGTTATTTGGGTTTTCCCTTTCTAGCTTGACTATAGAGTATGGTCATGTTGCAGTTTTCATTTTACTTGGTAGTTGGTTTTTTTTAGTCTTTAATAAGGAAGAGAAAAAAAGCCTAATGAAAAAAATCAATAGTTTTTTTTCTAGATAA
- a CDS encoding glycosyltransferase family 4 protein codes for MKNILLISHSSAKAGGGEEDFFRLAKFLYSDNNLYMGIPEGPRETELLSFAKSSVRVSNNIFPFYNFSFKAYLAYFKYGMSDNLKLLRFIKGKKIDVCFINSSVSFILIFSLLFKRIPVVLSIKEIIQPSFIRGIVFKLISLFTCKVIVISKFVEQLYLKQGWKKNCLLIYPSIEKDILTCNYLKVGNSENINIVNIGVITKGKGQHVLIKALKNIRNLKFEVKFIGKITDLEYYNSLLKLKKDQDHSYEFLGELTKERVFQEMKSSDIVVVTSLSEGFSFAILEALVMKLPIITSNVGIAQEVIVNGHNGFIYEQNDYKNLEDLLLKFSLNKNIFKTLGLLEDFSIRFNLDENLKRIQNVLYSCIVK; via the coding sequence ATGAAAAATATTCTTCTTATTTCACATTCCTCGGCTAAAGCTGGCGGAGGCGAAGAAGATTTTTTTAGATTAGCGAAATTTTTATATTCTGATAATAATCTATACATGGGTATTCCGGAAGGTCCCAGAGAAACTGAATTGCTCTCATTTGCAAAATCTTCTGTCCGGGTTTCTAATAATATATTCCCATTTTACAATTTTAGTTTCAAAGCGTATTTGGCCTATTTTAAATACGGAATGTCTGATAATTTAAAACTTCTGCGCTTCATTAAAGGAAAAAAAATTGATGTTTGTTTTATAAATTCCTCCGTCTCGTTTATACTGATATTTTCTCTTTTGTTCAAAAGAATTCCGGTTGTTTTATCTATTAAAGAAATTATTCAGCCATCTTTTATTCGTGGAATCGTATTCAAATTGATATCTTTATTTACTTGTAAAGTTATTGTAATTAGTAAATTTGTAGAACAACTTTATTTGAAGCAGGGATGGAAAAAAAATTGTTTATTGATATATCCTTCTATTGAAAAGGATATATTAACTTGTAATTATTTAAAAGTTGGTAATTCTGAGAACATCAATATTGTTAATATAGGTGTAATTACAAAGGGTAAGGGGCAGCATGTTCTTATAAAAGCTTTAAAAAATATAAGAAACTTAAAGTTTGAAGTTAAATTTATAGGAAAAATTACTGATTTGGAGTATTACAATTCCTTACTGAAGTTAAAAAAAGATCAAGATCATTCTTATGAATTCCTAGGTGAGCTTACTAAGGAAAGGGTTTTTCAGGAAATGAAAAGCTCTGATATAGTTGTTGTAACATCCCTTTCTGAGGGCTTTTCTTTTGCTATTTTAGAGGCATTGGTTATGAAACTACCTATTATAACTTCTAATGTAGGGATTGCTCAAGAAGTGATAGTTAATGGTCATAATGGTTTTATTTATGAACAAAATGATTATAAGAATCTGGAAGATCTTCTTTTAAAATTCTCTCTAAACAAAAATATTTTTAAAACTCTCGGTTTATTAGAAGATTTCTCTATTAGATTTAACTTGGATGAAAATTTAAAACGAATACAAAACGTATTATATTCTTGTATAGTTAAATGA
- a CDS encoding glycosyltransferase produces MKIFINASALNQRGAYSLLRAFVIEMSNSTSYLESEGLILHFLVSRKELLDYQNKNVTITFDTTSKDGFLTKWKYEKTTVPDIVNEGGYDAYLSLQNYVLKNIRTKQFSLIHQSIPFSDLRISELEFSNWLKYKLIYDRILRDQRSIIDGVIVQTQWMKDAVINRYGYTCPVVIIRPEVENITQNNAPLSSDMQNKLSTDYIKLFYPTSNDKYKNNKLLTEAVEQFNELNENKVILYITVEGESTDSIKRIGKVPFESIYWFYKNMDALIFPSLTETMGFPLLEAQQCSLPIICSDLPYAREICGDNAYYFDPREERSIVEAVGSFVGDPMKKISKPPQKQESKYLDYIKFIISRVNG; encoded by the coding sequence ATGAAGATATTCATTAACGCTTCAGCCCTTAATCAAAGAGGCGCTTACTCTTTATTGAGAGCTTTTGTAATAGAAATGAGCAATTCAACCTCTTACCTGGAAAGCGAAGGCTTAATTCTTCACTTTCTTGTCTCAAGGAAGGAATTGCTGGATTATCAAAACAAAAATGTAACTATTACATTTGATACTACTTCCAAAGATGGTTTTCTTACTAAATGGAAATATGAAAAGACCACTGTTCCGGATATCGTTAATGAGGGTGGATACGATGCCTATCTTTCTTTACAGAATTATGTTTTAAAGAATATTAGAACAAAACAATTCAGCCTTATACACCAGTCGATTCCATTTTCTGATCTTAGGATTAGTGAACTTGAATTCTCAAACTGGCTTAAATATAAACTTATATATGACAGGATACTCAGAGATCAAAGATCTATTATTGACGGAGTAATTGTGCAAACACAATGGATGAAAGATGCTGTTATTAACAGATATGGATATACTTGTCCCGTAGTTATAATCAGACCTGAGGTTGAGAATATAACACAAAATAATGCTCCTCTTAGTTCTGACATGCAAAACAAATTATCGACTGATTACATAAAACTCTTTTATCCTACATCTAATGATAAATATAAAAATAATAAATTATTGACTGAAGCTGTTGAGCAATTCAATGAGCTTAACGAAAACAAAGTTATACTGTATATTACTGTTGAGGGCGAATCGACGGATTCGATAAAACGGATTGGCAAAGTTCCTTTTGAAAGCATATATTGGTTTTACAAAAATATGGATGCGTTGATATTTCCCTCTCTTACAGAGACAATGGGATTTCCCTTACTAGAAGCCCAGCAATGTTCACTGCCCATAATCTGCTCAGACCTGCCTTATGCCAGGGAGATTTGCGGTGACAATGCTTATTATTTCGATCCTAGAGAAGAAAGAAGTATTGTTGAAGCTGTTGGATCCTTTGTTGGCGATCCTATGAAGAAGATTAGTAAACCGCCTCAAAAACAAGAGAGTAAATATTTAGATTATATCAAATTCATTATTTCCCGGGTCAATGGATAA
- a CDS encoding glycosyltransferase family 2 protein, with protein sequence MDKMLITVIIVNYNVYEDIKECIASIQQNTKDLVFEFIVVDNNSSDRDIDNIINDFPDVEYVKLDVNNGFGYANNVGLRKAKGEFILLMNPDILVEDDSISLLVQFLRSNEKTGVVGPVLYKPGEGKERYYPFFPSLYSRLMQENWMFQTAPITKQRFTTFWDKNVDKGIPFKVDWVMGAAMLIRKEIVDSIGGFDEAFFLYEEETEWEYRMSLKGWDRYIVPQAKMIHNHHSSTSKIGQLFREYHEFRSRIVFWAKHDRGIKGVIRAVMIYTGLKLRPIWFSIKYAITRDSAYKTKKLIINNLLKFFKSGREAIINNRFDFNKDINMFKV encoded by the coding sequence ATGGATAAGATGCTGATTACCGTCATAATCGTAAATTATAATGTGTATGAGGACATTAAAGAGTGTATTGCCTCTATCCAACAAAATACTAAAGACTTAGTTTTTGAATTTATTGTGGTAGATAATAATTCATCAGATCGCGACATAGATAATATAATAAATGATTTCCCCGATGTTGAATATGTTAAGCTCGATGTTAATAATGGATTTGGTTATGCTAATAATGTCGGACTTCGGAAAGCAAAAGGGGAATTCATACTTTTGATGAATCCCGATATCCTTGTTGAAGACGATTCTATCTCTTTGTTAGTTCAGTTTTTAAGGTCGAACGAAAAAACCGGTGTTGTAGGACCTGTCTTATATAAACCCGGGGAAGGAAAGGAAAGGTATTATCCCTTTTTTCCCTCACTATATTCTCGCCTTATGCAGGAAAATTGGATGTTCCAGACTGCTCCTATTACCAAACAAAGGTTTACCACATTTTGGGATAAAAATGTAGACAAGGGAATTCCCTTTAAAGTCGACTGGGTAATGGGTGCCGCTATGCTAATTAGGAAAGAAATTGTCGACTCGATTGGCGGATTTGATGAGGCATTTTTTCTTTATGAAGAAGAGACCGAGTGGGAATATCGGATGTCTCTCAAAGGCTGGGACAGATATATTGTCCCTCAAGCTAAGATGATCCACAATCACCACTCATCTACCAGTAAAATAGGACAGCTATTTAGAGAATATCACGAATTCAGAAGCAGAATAGTATTCTGGGCAAAGCATGATAGAGGTATTAAAGGAGTGATAAGAGCTGTAATGATCTATACCGGTTTAAAACTTCGTCCAATATGGTTTTCCATTAAGTATGCCATTACTAGAGACTCCGCTTACAAAACCAAGAAATTAATAATCAATAACTTACTGAAATTTTTCAAATCAGGTAGAGAAGCAATAATAAATAATAGATTTGATTTCAATAAGGATATTAATATGTTTAAGGTATAG